From Rutidosis leptorrhynchoides isolate AG116_Rl617_1_P2 chromosome 3, CSIRO_AGI_Rlap_v1, whole genome shotgun sequence, a single genomic window includes:
- the LOC139902139 gene encoding uncharacterized protein, which yields MALQYPLLFPYGEIGYHENIPYHCNSGRRKTSRGYITMREFYCYRIQQQENEGSPRYMLQNYQDAMALCREFDNPDLFITFTSNPKWPEIEGMLCFIEGQRATDCPEIVARIFKQKLDNLMNDIMKGNIFGTCEADINDLISAEIPNEAHDPEGYKAVTEYMLHGPYGRKHKDAPCMIDNRCSKHFPKPYYAETTIDEDGYANYRCRNNGVNVTKGKSTLDNSFVVPYNRYLLIRYNAHINVEWCNRSRAIKYLFKYLNKGPDRATIVIQENVLPTHNSAHIPEKIIDVDEIKNYLDCRYLSPCEAAWRLFSYDIHFSKPSVIKLSYHLPNQQSLTLHDSQHLSALLQRPSIKETMFTQWDHAHLKNSVQLTARYTPHSKTLASHMVYSTMIRNGHKLFLKQNSGLQPDPSLLTQLDNRLIREELNYNIKEMKTLHDNLFRSLNPEQLTLYERLIKAVTNQEGGLYFLYGPGGTGKTFLYNTILTKLRSEKMIVLAVASWC from the exons ATGGCGTTACAGTACCCACTACTCTTCCCATACGGTGAAATcgggtatcatgaaaacataccctACCATTGTAACAGTGGAAGAAGGAAAACTTCGCGGGGTTACATCACCATGCGAGAATTTTACTGCTACAGAATTCAGCAACAGGAAAACGAAG GCAGTCCACGCTACATGCTTCAAAATTATCAAGATGCTATGGCTTTGTGTCGCGAATTCGATAACCCAGACTTATTCATCACCTTCACTTCTAACCCTAAATGGCCTGAAATAGAAGGTATGTTATGCTTTATCGAGGGCCAACGAGCAACCGACTGTCCTGAAAttgtagccagaatcttcaagcagAAGCTGGACAACCTCATGAACGATATAATGAAAGGAAACATCTTCGGGACATGCGAAGCAG ACATCAACGATCTCATATCGGCCGAAATTCCTAACGAGGCACACGATCCCGAAGGATACAAGGCTGTCACCGAGTACATGTTACACGGCCCTTACGGTCGTAAACACAAGGATGCCCCATGTATGATTGATAACCGATGTTCAAAGCATTTCCCTAAGCCATATTATGCCGAAACCACAATCGATGAAGACGGGTACGCTAACTACAGATGTCGCAACAACGGTGTCAATGTTACTAAAGGTAAAAGCACACTTGACAATAGCTTTGTCGTTCCTTACAACAGATATCTGTTGATCAGATACAACGCACATATAAATGTCGAGTGGTGCAATAGATCTCGCGCGATTAAGTATTTATTCAAATACTTAAATAAAGGACCGGACCGAGCTACAATCGTGATACAGGAAAACGTACTACCCACACATAACTCAGCACACATTCCGGAAAAAATTATTGACGTTGATGAAATCAAGAATTATTTGGATTGCCGTTATTTATCTCCGTGTGAGGCTGCTTGGAGATTATTTTCTTACGACATCCACTTCTCTAAGCCATCTGTGATTAAGCTATCATATCATCTACCAAACCAACAGTCACTCACTCTACATGATTCGCAACATCTTTCGGCCCTGCTTCAAAGGCCAAGCATCAAAGAAACCATGTTCACCCAATG GGACCACGCTCATTTGAAGAACTCCGTACAGTTGACAGCACGTTACACCCCACATTCAAAGACGCTTGCTTCGCATATGGTTTACTCCACGATGATCAGGAATGGACATAAGCTATTTCTGAAGCAAAACTCTGGGCTTCAG CCTGACCCATCTCTGCTAACCCAACTGGACAATCGCTTGATCCGAGAAGAGTTAAATTACAACATCAAGGAAATGAAGACCTTGCATGACAACCTATTCAGGTCTCTTAACCCTGAACAACTCACACTATATGAACGGCTAATCAAAGCTGTAACAAATCAGGAAGGCGGGCTCTATTTCTTATATGGCCCAGGCGGGACTGGGAAGACTTTTTTATACAATACTATTCTAACAAAACTCagatctgagaaaatga